Proteins from a genomic interval of Symmachiella macrocystis:
- the dxr gene encoding 1-deoxy-D-xylulose-5-phosphate reductoisomerase yields the protein MNDDSSHNRIVILGSTGSIGTSCLEVVSGLGSNMEVLGLTAHTSWRELAEQSRKFRPRWSVLSDERIRSRVETAEFGSDTELCFGTDAIEDVAAADEVDVVICGIVGVAGLRGVSAAISAGKRVGIANKEPLVMAGGLMMKAAAEHGATIIPVDSEHSAIYQAMKSGQSSEVKRVVLTASGGPFRGWKREQLTDVTPEMALAHPTWDMGAKITIDSATLMNKALEIIEAKWLFGLSVDQIEVVIHPQSIIHSFVEFVDGSVIAQLSPPDMKLPIQYALTYPRRVSGVARKLDWSTGMNLQFDPPDRENFPGLQLGFEVAKRGGTCGAVLNAANEGAVARFLAGDLRFSEIPRACRAILDAHNFDPDPTMTELLRQDGWAREEIQQWRS from the coding sequence ATGAACGATGATTCCTCGCACAACCGCATTGTGATCCTTGGCTCGACCGGCTCGATCGGCACGAGTTGTCTAGAGGTCGTCAGCGGGTTGGGTAGCAACATGGAAGTGCTCGGGTTGACCGCGCACACCAGTTGGCGGGAATTGGCCGAGCAAAGTCGTAAATTCCGCCCCCGGTGGTCCGTTCTCAGCGACGAGCGCATTCGCAGCCGCGTAGAGACCGCAGAATTCGGCAGCGACACCGAACTCTGCTTTGGGACGGATGCCATTGAAGATGTCGCGGCAGCGGACGAAGTGGATGTTGTCATCTGCGGGATTGTGGGAGTCGCCGGTTTACGCGGCGTCTCGGCCGCAATTTCGGCGGGCAAGCGGGTCGGAATCGCCAATAAAGAGCCATTGGTCATGGCCGGTGGGTTGATGATGAAGGCAGCCGCCGAACACGGGGCGACGATCATTCCCGTAGACAGTGAACATAGCGCGATTTATCAGGCGATGAAATCGGGGCAATCCAGCGAGGTCAAACGGGTTGTGCTCACAGCCAGCGGCGGACCGTTTCGGGGCTGGAAGCGGGAGCAGTTGACAGACGTCACCCCCGAAATGGCGCTGGCACACCCCACTTGGGATATGGGTGCCAAAATCACGATCGATTCGGCGACGCTGATGAATAAGGCGCTGGAAATAATTGAGGCAAAATGGCTATTTGGGCTGTCTGTGGACCAAATTGAAGTTGTCATTCACCCGCAATCGATCATACATTCGTTTGTGGAGTTCGTGGACGGTTCCGTGATAGCCCAGTTATCGCCGCCCGACATGAAATTGCCGATTCAGTATGCGTTGACCTACCCCCGGCGCGTGAGCGGAGTGGCACGTAAGCTGGACTGGTCGACTGGTATGAACCTACAATTCGATCCGCCGGACCGGGAAAATTTTCCCGGTTTGCAACTGGGCTTTGAAGTTGCCAAGCGGGGCGGTACGTGCGGCGCGGTCTTGAATGCCGCCAATGAAGGAGCGGTGGCTCGGTTTTTAGCGGGCGACCTTCGTTTTTCCGAAATCCCTCGCGCCTGTCGCGCGATTTTAGATGCTCACAATTTCGACCCCGATCCGACCATGACCGAATTATTACGGCAGGACGGATGGGCGCGAGAGGAGATACAGCAGTGGCGATCCTAG
- a CDS encoding DegT/DnrJ/EryC1/StrS family aminotransferase, whose protein sequence is MNFIHQIEPYLTEHDIAAVTDYLRSGGWLTEFQKTAEFEQRLAEFVSAKHATVVTSGTAALYLSLLALGIGPGDSVIVPDFTMIATPNVVRWAGAEPILCDVDPQTLCMDLNKVRLRPDTLAMIYVPINGRSGDMQQVRQFCRSHGLVLIEDACQALGSQSAGQKLGTFGDVGVFSFTPHKIITTGQGGAIVTNDDAVAEKIRKLKDFHRLQPGVDQHDGVGFNFKFTDLQAVIGIEQLKIIEERIERRRNVWRTYAEELADLEWLQFLPLGSDDTVPWFADALLTGVQKQPFLDYMKQQGIGCRTFYPPLHTQPPYADQAGEFLVSSDIAARGVWLPSSIQMQADELGRVVETIRAYTPQAIEAQQTPLPKPHWDLAKTRAENQQSASD, encoded by the coding sequence ATGAACTTCATCCATCAAATCGAACCGTATTTGACTGAACACGATATCGCCGCCGTGACGGACTATCTCCGCTCCGGCGGGTGGTTGACGGAATTTCAAAAGACGGCGGAGTTTGAGCAACGGTTGGCGGAATTTGTTTCGGCCAAGCATGCCACCGTTGTCACCAGTGGAACGGCGGCGTTGTATCTGTCACTGTTGGCGTTGGGCATCGGTCCGGGCGATTCGGTCATCGTCCCCGACTTTACGATGATTGCCACGCCAAACGTTGTGCGCTGGGCGGGGGCGGAGCCGATTCTGTGCGACGTCGATCCGCAAACACTTTGTATGGATCTCAACAAAGTCCGCTTGCGTCCCGATACGCTGGCGATGATTTATGTGCCGATCAATGGCCGTAGCGGCGACATGCAACAGGTGCGACAGTTTTGCCGCAGTCACGGACTGGTGCTGATCGAGGACGCCTGTCAAGCACTCGGTTCGCAATCAGCGGGGCAAAAACTTGGCACGTTTGGCGACGTCGGCGTGTTTTCGTTCACGCCGCACAAGATCATCACCACAGGGCAGGGGGGCGCCATCGTTACGAACGATGATGCTGTTGCTGAAAAAATTCGCAAATTAAAAGACTTCCATCGGCTACAGCCGGGCGTCGATCAGCACGATGGAGTCGGCTTCAACTTCAAGTTCACTGACCTACAAGCGGTGATTGGCATCGAACAGTTGAAGATCATCGAAGAGCGGATCGAACGTCGGCGAAATGTATGGCGGACCTATGCCGAGGAACTGGCCGACCTTGAGTGGCTGCAGTTTCTACCGTTGGGTAGCGACGACACTGTGCCGTGGTTCGCGGATGCATTGCTCACTGGTGTGCAGAAACAGCCGTTCTTGGATTACATGAAACAACAGGGAATCGGCTGCCGCACGTTCTATCCACCGTTGCACACGCAGCCCCCTTATGCGGATCAAGCGGGCGAGTTTTTGGTGTCGAGCGATATTGCAGCGCGGGGCGTGTGGTTACCGTCGTCGATTCAAATGCAGGCCGACGAATTAGGCCGGGTGGTGGAGACGATTCGAGCGTACACACCGCAAGCGATCGAGGCACAACAAACTCCGCTTCCCAAGCCGCACTGGGATTTGGCAAAGACCCGCGCCGAGAATCAGCAATCCGCATCCGATTGA
- a CDS encoding site-2 protease family protein has translation MAILALSLSSVPSILLAALGLGFVIFIHELGHFAVAKWCDVNVERFSIGFGPVIWSRTWGETEYALSLIPFGGYVKMLGQDDMDPSQETDEDLAEDPRSYTAKSVPQRMAIISAGVIMNLLTSVLFFLFAFKLGVEFTPAVVGYTLPGDPAWVAGLRTGDEFTQVNGRTGRPLRFIDLRQEIALSSGDVHVKGIRRIYDGVQMTEEDFTTTLVPKTGDIIPTVGVAPSLGMRLPQAAEGEELTVVIPGTAAAKSTPPFEGGDDIVKIDEVDISGYADLQNVLARRRGQEVTFTVKRGKKDETPTTHEIKTPPNYFHTLGLKMDIGPITAIQQRSPATTAKPPLAIDDKITHIISETDGEREVGADLNALELPDYLATLQGQEIKIRVKRSTSGQEESIECTITPDDRPGWTETPMGPSVPLTIPAIGIGYQVMPLVLKVEEGSPAFGEVNRGGKPSFIKSIEFFPPISEGAEPITFDNKSEDPINWAYAFWAMQQHPEAEVVLQISEQDSGQEYTTKKLTPKPRDQMGSEWYLPIRGIPLNMLTERRKAATYSESLSLAYNRTKSSLLEIYLTLRNLATGRVSPKALRGPLGIAETAYHFSEKGLGDLLWFLGLLSVSLAVLNFLPIPVLDGGHMVFLIWEGIRGKPASERVMIAANYVGLCFVLCLMLWVLSLDIFMHLLGWWKM, from the coding sequence GTGGCGATCCTAGCCTTGTCGTTGAGTTCAGTTCCCAGCATTCTTTTGGCGGCGCTGGGTCTGGGCTTTGTCATTTTCATCCACGAGTTGGGCCACTTTGCCGTCGCCAAATGGTGCGACGTCAACGTGGAGCGGTTCAGCATCGGTTTCGGACCGGTGATCTGGTCCCGGACGTGGGGGGAAACCGAGTACGCGTTGTCGCTGATTCCTTTTGGGGGATACGTGAAGATGCTCGGCCAGGACGACATGGATCCCAGCCAGGAAACCGACGAAGACCTCGCCGAAGATCCACGATCCTACACCGCCAAGTCGGTGCCGCAGCGAATGGCGATTATCTCAGCCGGCGTGATCATGAACCTGCTCACCTCGGTACTGTTCTTTCTATTCGCCTTCAAATTGGGTGTCGAATTCACACCAGCGGTCGTAGGCTATACCCTGCCGGGTGATCCCGCTTGGGTCGCGGGTCTACGCACGGGAGACGAATTCACTCAGGTGAACGGCCGCACCGGTCGGCCGCTACGGTTTATCGATCTGCGGCAGGAAATTGCACTCTCCTCCGGCGATGTCCACGTGAAGGGAATTCGACGGATTTATGACGGCGTGCAAATGACCGAAGAGGATTTTACGACCACGCTCGTCCCCAAAACCGGCGACATCATCCCCACCGTCGGCGTAGCACCCAGCTTGGGTATGCGGTTGCCACAGGCTGCCGAGGGAGAAGAATTGACCGTGGTGATACCGGGCACGGCGGCGGCTAAATCAACTCCTCCCTTCGAGGGCGGAGACGACATCGTCAAGATCGACGAAGTCGACATTTCAGGCTATGCCGATCTGCAAAACGTCTTAGCGCGGCGCCGCGGGCAGGAAGTCACGTTCACCGTCAAACGGGGTAAAAAAGACGAGACGCCCACAACGCACGAAATCAAAACCCCGCCCAACTATTTCCATACGTTGGGTCTAAAAATGGATATCGGGCCGATTACGGCAATCCAACAGCGTTCGCCGGCAACAACCGCTAAACCTCCGTTGGCCATCGACGACAAGATCACACACATCATCAGCGAGACCGATGGCGAACGCGAAGTCGGCGCTGACTTAAACGCTTTAGAATTGCCCGACTACCTGGCGACATTGCAAGGGCAGGAAATCAAAATCCGCGTGAAGCGCAGCACGTCCGGCCAAGAAGAGTCGATCGAGTGTACGATCACGCCCGATGACCGTCCTGGTTGGACCGAAACCCCGATGGGTCCTTCGGTGCCGCTCACTATTCCGGCGATCGGTATCGGCTATCAAGTCATGCCGTTGGTCCTCAAAGTCGAAGAAGGTAGCCCTGCTTTTGGAGAAGTGAATCGCGGCGGCAAGCCGAGCTTTATCAAAAGCATCGAGTTCTTTCCGCCGATCAGCGAAGGGGCGGAACCGATTACTTTTGACAACAAAAGTGAGGACCCGATCAATTGGGCGTACGCATTTTGGGCCATGCAACAACATCCGGAAGCAGAAGTCGTATTGCAAATCTCCGAACAGGACTCGGGGCAGGAATATACGACCAAGAAACTCACTCCCAAACCGCGCGATCAAATGGGCAGCGAATGGTATCTGCCGATTCGGGGAATCCCCCTCAACATGCTCACCGAACGCCGCAAAGCGGCAACCTATAGCGAAAGTTTGTCCTTGGCCTACAACCGCACGAAGTCCTCGTTGCTGGAAATTTATCTCACGCTCCGCAATCTAGCGACGGGCCGTGTTTCGCCCAAGGCGCTGCGGGGTCCGTTGGGGATCGCTGAAACCGCGTATCATTTTTCCGAAAAAGGCCTGGGCGATCTGCTTTGGTTTTTGGGCCTATTGAGCGTCAGTTTGGCCGTGCTGAACTTCCTGCCGATTCCCGTCCTCGATGGCGGGCATATGGTTTTCTTGATCTGGGAAGGAATTCGTGGTAAACCGGCAAGTGAACGAGTCATGATCGCCGCAAATTATGTGGGGTTATGTTTCGTCTTGTGTTTGATGCTGTGGGTTCTGTCCCTCGACATTTTCATGCACTTGCTCGGCTGGTGGAAAATGTAA
- a CDS encoding pyridoxal phosphate-dependent decarboxylase family protein, which produces MSYLDIVSELQNAFPQPVSDRLHDSYFVFSFMRALDQLDAMKSVKPLLGQPIELDYDSARQRRMEDAPHSVEEVSEELVGYLSGMFIWGHPRSQINVVPSPTIPSVIGGLLPSIYNPNLCSDESARGVVMAELESVAMTADLLGYDPQQAGGFFTFGGTGTTMYGAKIGLEKACPGTMTHGIREPAHLLCSTQAHYACQTVAGWMGLGHQNVVHVPSDPENAIRPCLLETHCRALLDRGEKIAVIVATMGTTDAFGLDDLQTVYDLREQLVSDYDLDYRPHIHADAVIGWAWSVFNDYNFETNPLAFPPRTIRSLAGTRRRIKHLQLADSIGIDFHKTGFTPYVSSLFLCKDAADLQLITRDEETTPYLFQSGKYHPGKYTLETTRSGSGPMAALANLRLFGKDGLRSLLGHLVSMAESLREHLDSHPAIHVLNGKNFGPVTLFRVYPDEVDTFSFPDREQTDARFRDQLLQHNDYNRRIFDLIQDEALQGRGVVLSLTDCYRETDYGEPIVALKSYIMSPFSTEWYAGQVLESVQRAREMVRKECSPQ; this is translated from the coding sequence ATGTCCTACCTCGACATCGTCAGTGAACTGCAAAACGCTTTTCCGCAACCTGTCTCCGATCGATTGCATGATTCGTATTTTGTCTTTTCCTTCATGCGCGCGCTCGACCAGCTCGATGCGATGAAATCGGTCAAGCCTTTGTTGGGGCAGCCGATTGAGTTGGACTACGACAGTGCCCGGCAGCGACGCATGGAAGACGCGCCGCACTCGGTCGAGGAGGTTTCCGAAGAACTGGTCGGATATCTGTCCGGCATGTTCATTTGGGGACATCCCCGCTCGCAGATCAACGTCGTCCCTTCGCCGACGATCCCCAGCGTGATCGGCGGGTTGTTGCCTTCGATTTATAATCCCAATCTGTGCAGTGACGAATCGGCGCGGGGCGTCGTGATGGCGGAGTTGGAATCGGTGGCAATGACTGCCGATCTGCTTGGCTACGATCCGCAGCAGGCGGGCGGTTTTTTCACATTTGGCGGAACCGGCACGACGATGTACGGTGCCAAGATCGGTCTCGAAAAAGCTTGCCCCGGAACTATGACTCACGGCATTCGCGAACCGGCCCACTTACTCTGTTCCACGCAGGCGCATTACGCTTGCCAAACGGTAGCGGGTTGGATGGGATTAGGGCATCAAAACGTGGTGCACGTACCCAGCGACCCTGAAAACGCCATCCGTCCTTGCCTGCTGGAAACCCATTGCCGCGCATTATTAGACCGCGGCGAAAAGATAGCCGTGATTGTCGCCACGATGGGGACCACCGACGCGTTTGGGTTGGACGACCTGCAAACGGTTTATGACCTGCGCGAACAATTGGTCAGCGACTATGACCTGGATTATCGTCCGCACATTCACGCCGACGCCGTCATCGGTTGGGCCTGGTCGGTGTTTAATGACTACAACTTCGAAACCAATCCGCTGGCATTTCCCCCACGCACGATCCGGTCGTTGGCCGGCACGCGGCGGCGGATTAAGCATCTGCAATTGGCCGATTCGATTGGCATCGATTTCCACAAGACCGGCTTCACGCCGTATGTCTCGAGTCTGTTCTTGTGCAAGGATGCGGCTGACTTGCAGTTGATTACACGCGACGAAGAGACGACGCCGTATTTGTTCCAAAGCGGAAAATACCATCCCGGTAAATACACGTTAGAGACGACGCGCAGCGGCAGCGGCCCGATGGCAGCGCTGGCAAACTTGCGACTGTTCGGCAAGGATGGCCTGCGTTCGTTGTTGGGGCATCTGGTGTCGATGGCCGAATCGCTGCGGGAACACTTGGATAGCCATCCAGCAATTCACGTACTCAACGGCAAAAACTTCGGCCCGGTGACACTCTTCCGCGTCTACCCCGACGAGGTAGACACCTTCTCATTCCCGGACCGCGAACAAACCGACGCGCGCTTTCGGGATCAGTTATTACAACACAACGACTACAACCGCCGCATTTTTGATTTGATCCAAGACGAGGCCCTGCAAGGCCGCGGCGTCGTATTGTCGTTAACCGATTGCTATCGCGAAACAGACTACGGCGAACCGATCGTGGCACTCAAGTCCTACATCATGAGCCCATTTTCAACAGAATGGTACGCGGGCCAAGTGCTGGAATCCGTGCAGCGCGCGCGAGAGATGGTAAGAAAAGAATGTTCGCCGCAGTGA